ATAATACCAGGTACATTCTTATGTATATGCAAGAATCTGTGAGATTTATTCTGTTTTGGCAAACGAATGTTCGGGAAATTAACAGCATCAACTGTGTTACCAGAATTGATGTAATCCATTATTTTATTAGGAACGAAATCTGCAATATCGCGCTGCGCCTCTTCTGTACTACCACCAACATGCGGAGTCAAAATTACATTGGCAAAGCCTTGTAATTTTGTATGAAAATCTCCATTACTAGCAGGCTCATCTGGATAAACATCTACTGCCGCACCACCAATATGACCATCTTTCAATCCTTCAGCAAGGGCATCGATGTCAACTACAAAACCTCTAGAAAGATTTATTAACATAGCACCTTTCTTCATTTGCTTTATTTCACGCTCACCAATAAAGTTTTTGTTCGCTTTATTATCATCTATATGTAACGTAACTACATCAGAAACATTTAATAAATCTTCTAGCGTATTGCATTTTACCGCATTACCTAAAGCTAATTTATCATCTACATCATAGTAATACACACGCATACCCATGGCTTCTGCTAAAACTGATAATTGCTTACCAATGTTACCATAACCTACAATACCCAAGTTTTTACCACGAACTTCTCTTGATCCAGCAGCTGTTTTTTGCCATTGACCATCATGAATTTCCCTACTACGATCAAATACACTACGCATTAACATAATAATCTCACCTATAGCCAACTCTACTACAGACCTTGTATTACTGTAAGGGGCATTAAAAACTACAACTCCTTTCTTCTTGGCAGTCTCTAAATCTATTTGGGTAGTACCAATACAAAAAGCACCTACTACCAATAATTTATCGGCAGCATCTAAAATAGTTTGGGTAACCTGTGTTTTAGAGCGGATACCAAGCACGTGTACGCCCTTGATTTTTTCTAGCAGCTCTTCTTCAGACAAGCTATGTTTAATCAATTCAACGGAAAAACCGTCTTCTGATAAATTATCAAATGCAGCTGTGTGCACATTTTCTAATAATAGAACCTTAATTCTATTCTTTGGGTACGAGATATTTCTTGGCAACTTGTTCACAAATAAAAATTCATCTAAACTTGGTGTAACATAATCCGCATTACTAGCGGCTTTTTCTCTATGCACGTTTTCGGTATATGCAAAAAACTTATGTGCTATACCTGCTTCGCGCATTACATAATCACTGTAACCATCTCCTATCACTTGAACTTCCCCGTCCAAATTCATTTGCTTCAAGCAATCAATTTTGCCGTTATGCTGAGATAGCACATTCTTTTCATCGAA
Above is a window of Maribacter aquivivus DNA encoding:
- the serA gene encoding phosphoglycerate dehydrogenase, with the translated sequence MVEVSRKYVFDFDSTLTRVEALDVLAEMTLEGRSNKDEVIKEIQKITNLGIDGDISFTESLERRIKLLHAKKEDLDGLVDNLRNKISKSIAANKDFFEKYADDIYVISCGFKEFIDPIVKEYNIPSDRVYANTFKFDEEGNIIGFDEKNVLSQHNGKIDCLKQMNLDGEVQVIGDGYSDYVMREAGIAHKFFAYTENVHREKAASNADYVTPSLDEFLFVNKLPRNISYPKNRIKVLLLENVHTAAFDNLSEDGFSVELIKHSLSEEELLEKIKGVHVLGIRSKTQVTQTILDAADKLLVVGAFCIGTTQIDLETAKKKGVVVFNAPYSNTRSVVELAIGEIIMLMRSVFDRSREIHDGQWQKTAAGSREVRGKNLGIVGYGNIGKQLSVLAEAMGMRVYYYDVDDKLALGNAVKCNTLEDLLNVSDVVTLHIDDNKANKNFIGEREIKQMKKGAMLINLSRGFVVDIDALAEGLKDGHIGGAAVDVYPDEPASNGDFHTKLQGFANVILTPHVGGSTEEAQRDIADFVPNKIMDYINSGNTVDAVNFPNIRLPKQNKSHRFLHIHKNVPGIMAKINKVLAEYELNINSQYLSTDNEVGYVITDLDKEYNKDVIKALRKVENTIKFRVLY